From the genome of Chryseobacterium geocarposphaerae:
TCTTGCAGCATTGTGCATCGGAAGCTGCCTTCTTATCGGGTATTTTTTAGGAAAACCCAACTATGGGGCACTTTCGAGTTTAGGAGCACTAACGATTTTATATTTCACATCAGCCTCGATTACGCAGAGAATGATCCATTTGCTTGTTTGTGCATTCGGAATTGTATTTTCCTTTACGGTAAGTTCTTTTTTCAGCTTTAATGCTTATTTTGCTGCATTGTCATTGGGGATTGTTTCGTTTTTAGCCCATTTTATTTCATCTTATTTTAAAATTCCTCCACCGGGAAACTTTTTCTTCATTATGGTTGCTGCAATGGCAAGTACCTATAAATTTGATTTGAACTTTATTCCAACCAGAGTGGGACTTGTTGCGATGGGAGCAACTTTATCATGTTCATTAGCTTTTTTATATTCGGTTTTTATTGAAAAAAGTAATGTAGTTACGGTTCCCAGAAGAGCATTCAAAAAAAGAAGATATACCAAATTTGTGGAGAGTGCCGTCATCGGATTTTTCATGGCTTCGACTTTAATTATTGGGCATCTTTTAAAATTTGAAAATACCTATTGGATTTCTATCGCAGCAGTTGCGATTATTCAAGGAAGGAACTTTGAACATGTCCGGCAACGAAATATGCACAGGATTTTGGGAACCTTCATTGGAATTGGTTTTGCCTGGCTGATTCTTTTGTTTGATCCCGAAAAGATCGTAATGATCATTATTATCACGGTTTTACAGTTCATTATTGAATTATTAATTGTAAGAAATTATGGTTTTGCAGTCATTTTTATTACACCTTTAACAATTCTTCTGGCAGAAGCAGGAAGTGAGATTCACCATGATCTTGAAAAGCTGATGCATGCAAGGCTGATAGATACCATTATAGGAAGCTTAATAGGTTTGGCTGCAGGTTTTTTTCTGCACCATCAGCAGATTATTAATAACTTAGAGAAAAATATTCGCTTTTCGTATTTTCAGTTTAAAAAATTAAAAAAATAGATATGTTACGTATTGTTGTTGTATCGGCACTTTTGTTGTGGAGCTGTAACCCAAAAGCTCAGGATTCGCCTAAGACGGATGAGTTGCAAGTAGAGTTTTCTCTGCCTAAGAAACTGAAAGAAGTTTCGGGGATTGCTTTATCCCAAGACAAAAAAACAATTTGGGCCATAGAAGACCAGGGAAATAAAAATGTAGTATACGGAGTGGATATGCAAGGGAAGCTTCTTAAGGATGTTCTGGTAGAAAATGCCGAAAACAATGACTGGGAAGATATTACAAAAGACGCTCAGGGAAATATTTATTTAGGAGATTTTGGAAATAATGATAATAACAGACAGAATCTCTCTATTTTAAAATTAGGCTTAAAAACGCCATCTCAGGCAACGACAAAAGTTATTCAGACTACAAAATTTCATTATGAAGGTCAGACAGAGTTTCCTCCAAAGAAATCGAATTGGCTGTATGATTGTGAAGCCTTTGTGGAAATGGATGGAAACTTCTATCTCTTTACAAAAAACAGAAGCAAAGGTTTTGACGGGACTTTTCTGGTTTTCAAGATTCCTAATAAAGAAGGCGATTTTGAAGCAAAATTGATAGGAAAGTTGAAGCTTAACGGCAAATACAGTGATGCGGCGATCACTTCTGCGGCGATCAACAGCACAAAAGATAAAATAGTCTTATTAAATCACAAAAATATTCATGTGCTCTCCGGGTTTTCTGCAAATGATTTTAATACGGCTAAAATTCAGAAAATTTCACTCAATCATAATTCTCAAAAAGAAGCAGTTGTTTTTCTGGATGACAAAACCCTGCTGATTGCTGATGAAAAAGATAAAGATACAGGAGGAAATATTTATAAATTCAATCTGAAATAAAAGCTAAATCCGCAGAATTTTTCTGCGGATTTTTTATAATTATTAAAATTTCAGATCGGTAATAGCTAGAATTAAAAAGTCATTCCTACTCCCCCGGAAATTCTTCCGCCATCGGAACCTGTGAAATAATTCAATCTTGCGGAAAATGTTTCTACAATGCTCATCCAGAAACCGCCACCAATAGACTGATGCCATTTTTTTGAATCTTCGTGATCATTCCAGACTCTACCGATGTCATATCCTACCAGAATTCCCATGTTTGCAGGAACAATAGGGTTTCTTACCCTCCCGAAATCCCATCGGATTTCAGAGTTGTTGGTAAAATAAGATCGTCCTGAAAACCTGTCATTTCTGAAAGCCCTCATTCCGTTGTTGCCACCTATACTTGCGGCCTGATAGAATTCAAAGTTGTTATTGTTGATCCACATTGCGTTGGTGGAATTCGCCAATACGAAGTTTCCTCTTTTATCAAGTCTGTGATCAATAGAAAGCGAACCGTTGAGAATAAGGAAATTTTTGTCAATATTTGAAAGATTGGTTTTCCAGTCTGCATTCACAACAAACTCCATTCCTAAGGTAGGGAAAGCTGTATTGTCTAAATTTTTGTAGCTAAATGTATAGTTGGCTCCCGCAAATTGCTGGCTATTGAACACCTCCTGGTTAACATCCGGAGAAACGTCTACAAAACGATTGCCTTTTCTCTGTACCTTATTGTTTTCAAACGTAAGCTGAAACTGATGTTGCAGATTCATCCAGCTTTTTTTAGAAATAGACGGAGCAAAATTGAGTTTTGAGATTCTCGCTCTGTTATACTTCCGGTCTGTACTTTCTTTATCATATTCACTTTCATTGGATAACCCGAAAAAGTTTTCAGAGAATCGGGGAGTGGTGTACAACGCATCAATATTAAAATCCCATCCGGCGATTGCTTTTTTGAAAATTCCTTTATAAGCAAGATTAAAGCCGGCTGTAGCAGTATAAAAATTGGCTTTTAAGCTGTGCTTTTGTGTATAAGGATCACGAATGAAATTATTAACGGTATAATTGACTAATGCACCAATAATCACTCCGTCATCAGGATTATAATCAGCATTAGGATATCCCGCTACAAAATTATATTTTGGATGTTTATAATTATAAGTGTTGATATCATAATCATCAGAAATTTTCTTTGTTCCTTCACCGTTATAAGTATTTTTCTGTGATTTGAAATCGTAGATCTTTACCTTGCTTCCGTTAGCAACAGTATAGGTGTCATGATTATAACCTCCGATTAATCTGATGTTCATCTTTGGACGGCCCTCTCCGGAAACTTCATAGATGTCATCATCTTCCAGCCCATAGATCCAGAGTTCTTTGGTTTTTGAATCGTCATACGTTTTTTCGAAAACAAGTTCCGGGTTTTCTTTATTCTTATCAAGCTTATACTGCTGTACAAGGACTGAGTCTCCAGTTTTGGTAATGACAAATTTGTCAGGATTTACGGTTCCGGCTAATGGTACTTTTTCCTGTAAAACGTTATAATATTGAGCAGCATAATCCTGCAGTTTTGTTTTTCTGGATTTTAATTTTCGCTGTATATCTGCAAGCGTTTCATCCTGTACTTCTTTGGGAATATTGGTAAATGCTTCGTCAATATTTTTATCTGTAAGATGTTCCTGGATATATTTGGCCTGAGAAATCCAGTCTTCCTGAGTTGCTCCTTTTAAGAATATTAAATCTAACGGATAAGGCTCCATATTCATCCATTTTACATTTTTAATATCTTCTTTAAAGGTTTTCATATGTCGGATCGCCGGAATGTTCATGATGATTTTGAAAGCTGCTCCGTCATATTTACTGAAAGCCTGATCTCTGTCTCTCGGAATCGGTTTGTAAATGACTTTGTCGCCGGTTTCATATTCTGCCCATTTCCATTGATCGGAATGTCTGTCCCAGTCACCAATCAGCATATCAAAAATTCTTGCACGGATGTAAGATTCCTTATCGATTGAATATTTATAGTTTTTATTTAAATTTTTAAGGACATCATCTGTAGAAAGAATGTCTTTTGCATTATCCAGTGAAGCCAGTGTTTTCGGGTCCGAAGAAAAACGTTCTTCAATCATATACATTTCATCACCATACGACTGGTTATATTCACCTAAAGCCTGCTGTTTAGGGATATAATATAATCTTGGATTGGAATGGGGAATATCAAGTTTCTCAGCCATATTACCGACTG
Proteins encoded in this window:
- a CDS encoding FUSC family protein, producing the protein MKVQNPIHHRFQYLLEFKKTERKWHFPFLAALCIGSCLLIGYFLGKPNYGALSSLGALTILYFTSASITQRMIHLLVCAFGIVFSFTVSSFFSFNAYFAALSLGIVSFLAHFISSYFKIPPPGNFFFIMVAAMASTYKFDLNFIPTRVGLVAMGATLSCSLAFLYSVFIEKSNVVTVPRRAFKKRRYTKFVESAVIGFFMASTLIIGHLLKFENTYWISIAAVAIIQGRNFEHVRQRNMHRILGTFIGIGFAWLILLFDPEKIVMIIIITVLQFIIELLIVRNYGFAVIFITPLTILLAEAGSEIHHDLEKLMHARLIDTIIGSLIGLAAGFFLHHQQIINNLEKNIRFSYFQFKKLKK
- a CDS encoding metallophosphoesterase codes for the protein MNLSFKTHLKNTSVVVRTVLSAGVLYSCATYNVKKGKNLSEIQHSDIKTENDFKIFLIGDAGNADEPQAQQTLGLLKSKLDSADKNSMLIFLGDNIYPNGMPKESDKDYALAKQKLENQLNITKNFKGKTLVIPGNHDWYNGLDGLKAQEDLVKNYFNDKKAFLPKNSCPLDDISLTKDIKLIVVDTEWVLANWDNYPGINKNCDIKTREDLFTEFKDLVNKNQDKRIIVALHHPVISSGTHAGYNSAASHLFPLNSKIPLPGIASIINILRSSSGANPEDINNQHYADLANRLKSIVQEKENIIFVSGHDHNLQYHEERNIRQIISGAGSKVDPATIGSRTDFSYGGSGFAILNIRKDQSSDIEYFSTKDNTLQKLTHVQVIEKPKEFINNYPNSFPSTVTSTIYPKKLTQKGPIYRWLWGEHYRKYYGIPIEAPTANISTLDGGYTPFREGGGNQSNSLRLKAQDGQEFVMRGVKKSAVRFLNNMAFKKSTFGNELNNTFPDKFLLDFYTTNHPFTPFSVGNMAEKLDIPHSNPRLYYIPKQQALGEYNQSYGDEMYMIEERFSSDPKTLASLDNAKDILSTDDVLKNLNKNYKYSIDKESYIRARIFDMLIGDWDRHSDQWKWAEYETGDKVIYKPIPRDRDQAFSKYDGAAFKIIMNIPAIRHMKTFKEDIKNVKWMNMEPYPLDLIFLKGATQEDWISQAKYIQEHLTDKNIDEAFTNIPKEVQDETLADIQRKLKSRKTKLQDYAAQYYNVLQEKVPLAGTVNPDKFVITKTGDSVLVQQYKLDKNKENPELVFEKTYDDSKTKELWIYGLEDDDIYEVSGEGRPKMNIRLIGGYNHDTYTVANGSKVKIYDFKSQKNTYNGEGTKKISDDYDINTYNYKHPKYNFVAGYPNADYNPDDGVIIGALVNYTVNNFIRDPYTQKHSLKANFYTATAGFNLAYKGIFKKAIAGWDFNIDALYTTPRFSENFFGLSNESEYDKESTDRKYNRARISKLNFAPSISKKSWMNLQHQFQLTFENNKVQRKGNRFVDVSPDVNQEVFNSQQFAGANYTFSYKNLDNTAFPTLGMEFVVNADWKTNLSNIDKNFLILNGSLSIDHRLDKRGNFVLANSTNAMWINNNNFEFYQAASIGGNNGMRAFRNDRFSGRSYFTNNSEIRWDFGRVRNPIVPANMGILVGYDIGRVWNDHEDSKKWHQSIGGGFWMSIVETFSARLNYFTGSDGGRISGGVGMTF